The Deltaproteobacteria bacterium DNA window CGCGCGAATTGACGGAAGAAGAAAAAAAGGCGGAAAGCACGATGCTCTCCAAACATGTGGCGGTGTCTGATGTAGTTATCACCACCGCCCAAGTGCCGGGCCGTCCCGCTCCGCGCTTGTTGACAAAAGAAATGGTCGCTCAAATGAAACCGGGTTCTGTGATCGTTGATATGGCGGCCGAATCGGGCGGAAATTGTGAGCTCACAAAAGCAGGAGAAGTCATCAATCAAAATGGAGTGCGAATTGAAGGTCCCGTCAATCTGCCCAGCGCATTGTCCGTGCACGCCAGCGAAATGGTCGCCAAAAATATTTTTAACTTTCTGATGCTGTTGACCAAAGATGGAAAATCGCTGGAACCTGATTGGAGCGATGAAGTTATCGCCGGAGGAAAATTATAATGGAAGGGATTTGGGCCGCACTTTATATTTTTGTTCTCGCCGCGTTCACCGGTTATGAAGTCATCGGTCGTGTGCCCGTAATTTTGCACACACCTTTGATGTCCGGATCCAACTTTATTCACGGTATTGTGCTGGTGGGAAGCATGGTGGTTTTGGGGCATGCCGATTCTTTGCCGGAACAGATCATCGGTTTTATCGGTGTTTTGCTGGGAGCGGTCAATGCCGCCGGCGGATTCGCCGTAACGGAGCGCATGTTGCAGATGTTCGAAAAAAACAAACGTCATAAGGAATAGGTAAATGGAACTGTTAATTCAAACAACTTACTTTCTGACTGCAATTCTTTTCATCGTGGGAATGAAACGGATGAGTTCCCCCACCACCGCGCGAAGCGGCATCCGGTGGGCCGGCGTTGCCATGGCGCTTGCAACCATCGCCACCTTTTTCACTCCCAACATGCACAACTTGCCGCTGATGATTTTCGCAATTCTTGCGGGCGGACTCGTGGCATGGATTGCCGCGAAAAAAGTGGCGATGACCGACATGCCCCAGATGATCGCCATTTATAATGGAATGGGTGGCGGCGCCGCCGGTGCTATTGGTGCCGTGGAACTTTTGCAAGGCAACGTACCGGACAAAGGTTTGCTCACACTCACCATCCTTGGCGGTTTGATCGGTTCGGTTGCTTTCAGCGGCAGTATGATTGCCTTCGCCAAACTTCAGCAATTGATGGGAGATCGTCCGTTCACGTTCCGCGGCCAACAATGGATCAACATTGGAATTCTTTTGGTAACAGTTTTCTGTGCCATGCTTATTTTTTCCGGTCATGGATCGCCCGCTTTAATTTTCGCATTTTTTCTTCTTGCCCTGACTTTTGGCGTTACCACCACACTCCCGATCGGCGGCGGCGATATGCCCGTGGTGATTTCTCTTTACAACGCGCTAACAGGTCTTGCCGTCGCTTTTGAAGGTTTTGCTTTGCAAAACGCCTCCATGATTATCGCGGGTACCGTGGTTGGTGCCGCCGGTACACTTCTCACCAAAATGATGGCCAACGCCATGAACCGGTCGATTGGAAATATTTTGTTCGGCGCTTTTGGACAAGAGCAAGCGACAGGCGAACAGGAAATCAAAGGAAATTTGAAACCCATGGAAGCGGACGACGCGGCGGTCCTGATGGCGTACGCGGAAAAAGTGATCATTGTTCCCGGTTATGGAATGGCGGTGGCACAAGCGCAACACAAAGTAAAAGAGTTGATGGATATTTTGGTGGAGCGCGGCATTCAGGTAAAGTTTGCGGTTCATCCCGTGGCGGGACGCATGCCGGGACACATGAACGTTTTGTTGGCGGAATCCAACGTACCTTACGAACGCCTGTTTGATTTGGAAGAGATCAATGCGGAATTTGCAACCACCGATGTCAGTCTCGTGATTGGTGCCAACGATGTTGTCAATCCCGCCGCCCGCAACAACAAGGCCAGCCCCATTTACGGGATGCCAATTTTAAATGTCGATCAGTCGAAAAATGTGCTGGTGATCAAACGCGGCAAAGGAAAAGGATTTGCCGGCATTGAAAACGAACTCTTCTACACCGACAACACCCGCATGGTCTACGGCGACGCCCAAAATATAGTCGCCAAAATAGTACAAGCCCTCAAAAAGTTGTGATGATTTAAAAAGAAAGAGTGGACAATGAATGTAAATCTGCGTCTGCCTCTCCCGTCCTTGCTACAAGGACATCGGCATAAGGTGCACAATCTTGATAATGCACACTGAGTTTAAAACCCGGAATGATTAAGTCTACTTGATAAGCCGCTCTGGAAACGGGTCTCGGCGGAATTCTTTCATATGCACTCGCCACGATATAATCGACCATTGACGTGACCCCTCTCTCTGCAACTCCAATAATAATTGTGTCATTCGTGGTGAAAAAAGCCTCACCGCCCACAGCCAAAGAATCCATCCCAAGTCTGATGGCATTTAATTTATCTTCGCCATGAAACGCCGGTCCCATGATATCTAGAAAGATATCTGCGCCACGCATTTTAGCGGGCAAAGTGCCAATGGTAGTAACATCCCGAACAAGCTGTCCCGCATAGACTCCGTCGTCTGCGACAACGGGATAGAGAGAAACATTAAATATTTCCACAGCCCTTCCATAAAGTTTTTTGAGACCTCTGGCAGTACCACCGTCACCATCGCCAGCGATCACTATTTTTACCGGCCTTTGCGTCGCCGCATATTTGGCCTCTATTATTTTTCTAAGATTAAAACCAGTTCCATCTAGGTATTTCCCAATATTTTCATCAAGACTTCGGCCGGTTATGTAGCCCGTGCTAAATGTTCTCCTAAGCCTCAATCGCCGTTCCATTTGGATTGCTCGCACGGCATCCTCGTTTAGCTGATCATTTCTTACGAGCCAATCGAATGTTTTTCTGGGAATCGTAGCCCGCAAATTCTCGCCCTTGACCACGACATATCCCGCCTGCTCCACAACTTGGTATCCACGGGTAGCCAAATTTTTTGCCGCATTTGTTGCATCAACCGAAAGAGACGAAACCGCGACCGCTGTTTCGCCACCTGATAAAAGTGCCGCGCCCTTTAGATTAACAATACCTTTCGGAACCAGAGGAAGCGACAGAGTAAGTATTACGCCTCCTTTGCACATTCCCATCTCCGCCCTATCTTTTTCGGCTTGGTCATCTGCATCATAATAATCAACGGCATTTTTTGTAAAAAGCGTTCCACCAATCACAGGCACCGCAAGTAAAAGCCCTCCGAGAAGCATCGCGGCACCGATCGCAACCCATGTTCCCGGAAAAACTGCAATCAAGAGTGTACCCACCCCAACAGCGGCAAGACCGCCTGCGGCATATCGAAGCGTATTGGCATCGAAATCAAGCACTTCACCTACTCCCTGATAACAAGGTGAAGGGATTGAACTCAATGTCCCGGGTAATTGCGTTTGGAAATTATCGAATAGACGATTGTAGGTGGCAAAGGACGTTGTTCTTTGCATTTCCTCTCTAAACATCTTTGAAACGGTCCAACGAAGGTCCGGATACAGTCGGCCCAATGAGGTCCTTGCATCAGGAGAAAGCCTTTCGTATACGGCACTGTCGAACTCTGCAAATTTCCCCGCCACGACAACCTCTTTTAAAATTTCCGAGGCCTCATCGCGCTCAACAACGTGCACCAAGCTCCGATTACGATTCGTAACTTCAATATAGCGTGCCGCCAATTGTTCAATTGAATTAGTCAATAGATATACACCTCAAAGTCCCCCTCTACATCTGTTATCGGCAATTTTCAAAAAAAGTTGCTTGAAAAAATAATGGTGCGGTTTATATCTAATTTATGGGCACCTTATGCAAAAATTGAGCAAAGATGGAAGTACCCATGTTACTGACGAATTCTGGAACACCCTCACAGCCTCTATTGGCGCTGTTTTGGCCATGATGGGGCTTATTCTTTTGCTGACTTCTTCGGTGGCCCACAACAAACCGTGGCATACTTTAAGTTTTGCCGTGTACGGATTTGGCGCGGTGTCCCTTTTTACTTCAAGCGCCCTCCACCATGGCGTTAACGGTTCTGAAAAAACGAATCATCGCCTGCGCCAACTGGATTATTTTTCAATTTATCTGATGATCGCGGGGAGTTTAACGCCGTTTTGTCTGGTGCTTCTGCGGAATTCTATGGGGTGGACCATTCTGGCGCTTGTCTGGTTTTTGGCCGTCATCGGTATTGTTCTGAAGGCCCTCTTTCCCCGAACGCCGAAATGGGCGACCACGCTTCTTTATTTATTGATGGGCTGGCTTGGGGTGCTTATTTTTTATCCCGTTTGCCGATTAATTAACTGGGAAGGCCTTGCTTTTCTGGGAGCCGGGGGAATTCTTTATACCGTCGGTTCGCTCATTTATCTTTTTGAAAAACCCAATCCCATTCCCGGCAAATTCGGATTCCACGAAATATGGCATCTTTTAGTACTAACCAGCGCCACCAGCCATTTTTGTGCCATATTTTTCTACATTCTGCCGTATTAGCAACTTTTTGTCCTCTTCCGCCGATAACAATAATGAAGACCTTCGACAATTACCATATGGTACCTGTTACTATGTGGTAATGAGGGAATAAAATGGTTGATCGGATTGATCCTAAAATGACTGGTTTGCCGCCCCTATGGATGAACCGGGTTGTGACGGGTAGCGGGCACATTGGGAATAGCGAAGAAATTCGGAAACTTATGGGGGAACCCATCCCCAAACCCGCCGATCTGGCCCGGCTCAAACCTGAAATTGCCGCCATGTTTGCCGCGGGAGGGGTTTTGGACCGCATCACAAAAAAACTGGGTCTTCTTTCCAAAAAAAAACATAAAAAAATTATCGCGTCTCACAACACCATTGCCTGTGTCGACGACGAAAATATTCTTTATGTCGGTGTGGAGTTTCTGGAAAAATTTGGCGAAGACGAGTCTCTGCTCGCCGCGATTCTGGCCCACGAATGGGGTCACATGGTGAGCGATGTTCCCTTGGGAGCCGACTGGTCCCACCTAAGCTGGGAAGAAATTTTTGAAATGCGCCGCGAAGAAGAAGCAAATGCCGACGGTTTTGCCGGACGCGCCCTTTTTTTGATGGGCTACGCACCCGAGAGCATGATGAATTTTTTAAAATTGTTGAATAAAAAAAGAAATCCGAAACTCCCCTCCCACAAATATCACAACACCGCCACGCGCGTGGCCATTCTCAAAGCTTCCTATGAAGCTCAGGAGAGAGCTTTCGAAGCCGCCGAAAAAATTTTCAAGGTAACAAAGTGGGTGGGACAGGGTTAATTTCTGATTGACTCCGGTCCTTAGTCCATGGTCCATAGTCCCTTGTCCAAAAAACCAAGGAGGCTTTCATGACACTCGTTCAAAAAGAGGCACCCGACTTCACAGCCGAAGCGGTTGTTGGTGGCGATTTCAAAATAATCAAATTATCGGATTACAAAGGCAAATGGATTTGCCTTTTCTTTTATCCGCTCGATTTCACTTTCGTCTGTCCGACGGAAATTACCGCTTTTTCAGACCGGTATGAAGAATTCAAAAAATTGGGTTCCGAAGTACTTGGTTGTTCGGTCGACAGCAAATTCACACACCTTGCATGGACCAACACCCCGCGCAACAAGGGCGGCCTAGGCACCATCAACTTTCCTCTGCTTTCCGATGTGAAAAAAACAATCAGCGCAGACTATGGCGTGTTATTGGAAGCCGGTATCGCATTGAGAGGACTTTTCCTCATCAACCCTGAAGGAAAAGTGGTGTATCAGGTCGTTCATGACCTCGGTGTGGGAAGAAGCATCGACGAAGTTTTGCGCGTGATTCAGGCTTTCCAACACAGCGCCAAAACGGGCGAAGTTTGCCCCATGGACTGGAAGCCCGGAAAACCCACAATGAAGCCGGACCCCAAAGGTTCGCAGGAATATTTCGCAACCAGAAAGTAGCGGCACCATTCTGGTCAAAGTAGATTATGAAATATCGCAAACTCGGCAAAACTGGTCTTGATGTTTCCGTCATTGGCGTTGGTACTTGGCAGTTTGGCGGCGAATGGGGAAAGAATTTTACGCAGTTGGAAGTGGACCAGATTTTGGACCGGGCGTGGGATTTGGGAATAAATCTGATAGACACCGCTGAATGCTACGGCGACCATCTCTCCGAAATTTTAATCGGTAACGCCATCAAAAAAAACCGGAAAGACTGGATTATCGCAACCAAGTTTGGACATTCTTTCGGCGGATATCTTCAGCGCGAATCCCATTGGACTCCCAAAGAAGTTTTGAAACAGTTGGAAGATTCTCTCAAAGCTTTGCAAACCAACACCATTGATCTTTATCAATTTCATTCAGGAGATGATGAAGCTTTTCATCAGCAAGAGCTTTTTGAGATGCTACAAAAACAGATGAAGGCGGGAAAGATCCGCCACTTGGGCAATTCCCTCAGCAACGATTTTCTTTCTCAGGTGAAGGATTCAACAAAATCTGGAATTGAAGTGGTGCAGGTGGTTTACAATCGACTGGATCGACAACCGGAGAGTGAAGTTTTTCCCTTTGTCAAGGAACAAAATCTGGGAGTGTTGGCGCGCGTGCCAATGGCCAGCGGTTTTTTGAGCGGAAAATACAAACCCAATTCAAAATTCAAAGACAATGATGTCCGTGCCCGATATAATAAGAATTATTTGAAAAATCGGCTCAAAGAAGTTGAGGAAATTAAAAAAAACGAAGTCCCCGCCGGCATTGACATGTCCCAATGGGCTCTGGCCTGGTGCCTAAAAAATCCCGCCGTCTCCGCTGTCATCCCGGGATGTAAAAACATAACCCAAATCGAATCCAACGCCAAAGCGGCAGGCCTTTAACCAGAAAGTAGCGGTATTTATTTCGTGTTGGCGAGGAGCCAGCTTAGGTAATCGGGGAAGCCGTCGGTGATGGGGAGGACGATTAGTTCCGGGACTTCGTAAGGGTGCAGTTCTTCGAGTGTGACCTTCAATTCCTCCAAACGATTTTGCTGGGTTTTGATAACCAAAAGAAGTTCTTCTTCTTCGCAAATTTCTTCCTTCCATTCATAAATCGAGGTGATTTTTGGAATGATGTTCACACAGGCGGCAATGTGCGTTTCAACCAACGCTTTCGCAATTTTCTTTGCCTCTTTTTCGGAATCAATGGTTGATAAAGCAACAATCGCGTCGGTCATAAATTTTGGGACCATGGACTATGGACCATGGACCATAAAATTTTCTACACAAGTTCATACGGCACATTGTTCTTTTTCTGTTCATATCGCGCAAAAACAAAAAGTAAATCGGATAAACGATTCACGTAACGAAGTGCTTCGGTGTTGGTATAAATTTTTGCTTCCATCAATCCAACAATTTTTCTTTCCACTCTGCGTGTAATCGTGCGCGCAATATCGAGAGAAGCCGAGCACGGAGTTCCGCCGGGCAACACAAAAGAGTGGGGCAAATCCAGTTGCGGTTCAAATTCTTTAATCCACACTTCCAACTGCTCCACATCTTTTGTGTTGATCGGTGTCATTTTCCATCTGGAATCCAATTTTGTTGAGGCAAGTTCGGCACCAAGTCTAAAAAGATCAGTCTGAATTTGTTTGAGAGGAGACGCTAATTGCGCCATGGGTTTTAGAGACCGCACCCATCCCACAAAAGAAACCAGTTCATCCAATGCACCGTAAACTTTCACGCGGGGATCTGTTTTGGAAACACGCTCGCCAGAAAGAAGCCCCGTTGTTCCTTTGTCACCGGTTTTTGTTACAACGCTCATAAGAAAATCCAAAAAATTACACACATGTCATCCCCGCGAAGGCGGGGATCCAGTTTTATTTCAATGTTTCTGGATTCCTGCCTTCGCAGGAATGACAGAAAATGTTCATTTAATAATAAACTCCCTCGGGTTGTTTTGGCGGAGTTGGTTCCGCCGTTTTTCCTTCTTTTGCATCTTTAATTGTCACGCGCAGTTCCTCAATCTTGGTTTTCCAATTCTCTTGCTCCGCCAAAAAATTTTCTGCTCGATCCAGAATACTCAGTGCATCATCGTAATTTCCGCGTTGATACAGCGATTGCGACAAATAAAAATAAGCGATACCGTTTTCATAATCTACATTGATCGCCTCTTGAAAAGTTTGCACCGCTTTATCGAACTCGCCTTTTTCCAAATAACTTTGCCCGATCTGCACAAGTCTTTGTGACGCTTCCCGTCTTGGACTCAATGTTTTTTCCGCTTCGGGAGAGGGACTTTCAGGAATTTTTTCAACGGTTTTTGGTTTGGACGGCGGCAATTTTTTTGCGGGTTCTTTGGCGCATCCGCTAAAAATTAAAACAGACAAACAAAATATCAGTGAACACAAGGAACGGTTTCTTCGGTTCCCTTTATAAAATATTCGGTAAACGGTTTTGGACATTGCGGACCTGTCTTTACTTGAACAATCTCTTTGGGGAAAGTGAAATCTTGCAGAGAATTTCCGACAACTTTCTTCATAAAGGCAACCCAAATGGGCAGACCTGCTTTGGCTCCGCTCATCTGAATCGGAGTGTTGTCGTCGAAACCAATCCAGACAAGTCCCAGAACCTGCGGCGTGAAACCCACAAACCACGCATCACGGTAATTGGAAGTGGTTCCGGTTTTTCCGGCGGCAATCCCCGTGAATCCAAGATTGCGCGCGCTAGCCGCCGTGCCTCTTTCAAAAACGCCCTTCATCAGACTGTCGACAAGAGCTACGGGAGCTTCGTTAAACACCCGTTTCATCTTCAAAGTTTTCTTTTCCAAAACATCTCCCTGCGTCGTCATGATATTAATGACCGCCGAAGGATCTGGTTTGACGCCCAAATTGGGGAAAATGGTGTAAGCCATCGCCATTTCCAGAGGACTCACCTCAAAACTTCCGAGCGCCAAAGACGGGACCGGATCGAGAGGACTTGTGATTCCCGCGTCGCGTGCCGTCTGCACCACTTTATCCAGACCAACATCCAAAGCCAACTTGGCTGTGGCAATGTTGTAGCTGTTTTCCAGCGCTGTACGAAGAGTCACATCCCCGTGTTGTTGATGATCGTAATTTTCCGGACTCCAAGGACCTTGCACCGTGTCAATCGTAAAATTTCTGTCTGGAATGAGTGTGATATTGGTGAATTTTTTTAAAGAGCGGTCGGGATCAAGCGCCGTCAAATAAACAAACGGTTTGAAGGTACTGCCGGGCTGGCGCATAGCCTGCGTGCATCGGTTAAACTGACTGGTGTTGTAATTTTTTCCACCAACCATCGCTCGCACATAACCGTTTTGCGGCGACACAACGACAACACATCCTTGCAATCCCCCTTCATGATCTTTCGGAAGAAGCGCCGCGTTCTTTTTTTCCAAATCAGACAGACCTTGTGTCAGGGCTTCGTCTCCGGCAAGTTGCATCGTCATATCAAGAGTTGTAAAAATTTTGAGTCCCTCTTTCTGCAAAATATCCTGAGGATATAAATCGGCGATTTGATTTTTTAAAAAATCAATGAAATAGGGAGCCACGATCGGTCTGACTTTGGGTTTGGGCGTCACAATCTCTTCGACAATTGCTTTTTTGTACGCTTCTTCCGTGATGATATCCGCCTCTCTCATTTTTTTGAGAATGAGATTGCGTCGGTCCTGTGCCCTCTCCTTGTTTCTCAACGGAGAATATTCGGAAGGATTGCGAATCATGCCTGCCAACATGGCCGATTCACTTAAGGTGAGTTGATGAATATCCTTGGCAAAATAATGTTTGGCCGCTTCGGCAACGCCGGTAACACTGGAAGGACCGCGTTGTCCCAAATAAATTTCATTGAGATATGCTTCAAGAATTTCAGCTTTGGTATGTTTTTTTTCAAGAATCAACGCCATCAGCGCTTCATCAATTTTGCGACGTATTGATTTTTTGGCGGTGAGGAAAAAATTTTTCACCAACTGTTGTGTAAGAGTTGATCCTCCCTGAGCCAGTTTGAAAGAGAGGAGATCCGCCGCGGCGGCCCGTATAATACCTACTGGATCAATGCCGTGATGTTTGAAAAACCGTTCATCTTCAATAGTGATAATCGCTTCCAAAAGATATTGGGGACATTCTTTTAAAGTGATGAGGGTTCGATCCTCCATTTTTTCGTCAAATAAAGTTGCAATCTCTTCGGGTTCAAGACGCACAAGCGGCAAATCTTCGTTTGATTCCAGATCAACCATCCGCTGAATGGCGCCCTGAAGCAGTTCAAGACGAACCGGATAACCGGCGAATTTTTCCAGTGGATAGGCAAAGTCGTGGAGATAAATATCGATGTGATCCTTTGCGGTGACAAAATCTCCCGGGCCCTTGAGCGTTTGCGATACTTCGCGATAACCCAAACGTTCCAGCTTTCCGTTCAGATTTCGTTTTGTGATATCAACACCCGGATAAAGATATTCACTGTCGGCATAAACTCGGGAAGGAATATTCCATTTCTGCGCCACATTAAATTTTGTTTCGACTATTTTTTCGAGTTGCTGGATACGAATGAAAGCCGCCAGACTGATCAGAGCTAAAACAATCAGCATCCAAAAAAAATAGCGCACAAAACGGCGTTTCTTCTTTTTTTGTTTCTTCACGGGATGAAACCGTTTCCGCAAATCTTCTTTTTGTAAACGTCTTGGCATAAGAAAAAATCAAAAACCAAAAATCAAAAACACAAATCAAAAACCAAAAACACAAATCAAAAACCAAAAATAAAAGTCACATAATTTAAAGCCACCTCAATATATCATCTATAATCCTGCGTTCCAGATTTGTTCCATAAACCGCATTGCCTTGTTGTACACCAGCGGGACTCGTCACATTGATTTCTGTAAGATAGGGGCGGATGACATCGAGCCCCACAATATAAAGGCCCTCTTTTTTTGCCCAAGACCCAACTGTTTCCGCAATTTTTTTCTCGCGCATTTCCAACGGAAAGGGAAGCAGTTGACCTCCCGCCGCGGTGTTGGCCAAAAAATTTCCGGGTTTGGGTTTGCGAATAAAATGTGTCAGAATTTTTCCGTTCCATAAAACAATTCTCTGATCTCCCACAGAAATTTGCGGCAGGAATTCTTGACACACCACCATAAAACGCCCATCCCCCGTCATCTCTTTCAGAATTTCCCCAAATTTTTGATTTTTGATTTTTGATTTTTGAATTTTAATGACCCCGCGTCCGCTCCCGTCACTTAAAGGTTTAACGACGACTCCCTTTTTTTGTTTTTCTGCGAACGTAACAATCTGATCGACATTGGAACTGACAAGCGTTTTGGGACTGAAAGAAAAAGAAAGCGCGGAGAGTTTTTCATTGAAACGCAAAATGGCGGAGGGTTTGTTGACCATCAACACCTCTCCTTCCACCTTCATCAAAAGATACAAATGATGAAGATAATACATATCAACCGGTGGATCTTTGCGCAGAAAAAGAACATCGAATTTTTTAAGTGGAAGTTTTTTTTGACCAATCACAGAAAAGAAATCCGGAATTTTTCCTGTCAATTCAATTTCTATAAATGTTCCCCAAAGTTCATTCTGCTTCATGAAAAGATCTTTTGGCTGACAAACCAGAAAATCATGACCCAATCTTTGAACCTCTTTCATATAACAAAGAGTATTGTCCATGAGCGGTTTGAAATTGGTGAGAGGATCGGCGATAAAACCGAAAAGTCGTTTTTTGGGCATGTCACTAAGTAACGTTTTATTTTACGGTTTGCAAGATAGCGTTGCGGGCGGCCGCGGCAAAATCAACACCGTTGGAGGCAAAAATCACACTGCGGGAGAGATTGATCAACAATCCACCTCCGTCTGCATTCGTTCCGAACTTCACGGTGGTTTTCCAATCCCCCCCCTGCGCGCCAACGCCGGGCACCAAGAAAGGCAGATATGGCGCCGCTTTGCGGACAGACTGCAATTCTTCCGGACAGGTTGCCCCAACCACAAGTCCGCA harbors:
- a CDS encoding NAD(P) transhydrogenase subunit alpha → MEGIWAALYIFVLAAFTGYEVIGRVPVILHTPLMSGSNFIHGIVLVGSMVVLGHADSLPEQIIGFIGVLLGAVNAAGGFAVTERMLQMFEKNKRHKE
- a CDS encoding NAD(P)(+) transhydrogenase (Re/Si-specific) subunit beta, translated to MELLIQTTYFLTAILFIVGMKRMSSPTTARSGIRWAGVAMALATIATFFTPNMHNLPLMIFAILAGGLVAWIAAKKVAMTDMPQMIAIYNGMGGGAAGAIGAVELLQGNVPDKGLLTLTILGGLIGSVAFSGSMIAFAKLQQLMGDRPFTFRGQQWINIGILLVTVFCAMLIFSGHGSPALIFAFFLLALTFGVTTTLPIGGGDMPVVISLYNALTGLAVAFEGFALQNASMIIAGTVVGAAGTLLTKMMANAMNRSIGNILFGAFGQEQATGEQEIKGNLKPMEADDAAVLMAYAEKVIIVPGYGMAVAQAQHKVKELMDILVERGIQVKFAVHPVAGRMPGHMNVLLAESNVPYERLFDLEEINAEFATTDVSLVIGANDVVNPAARNNKASPIYGMPILNVDQSKNVLVIKRGKGKGFAGIENELFYTDNTRMVYGDAQNIVAKIVQALKKL
- a CDS encoding hemolysin III family protein, translating into MQKLSKDGSTHVTDEFWNTLTASIGAVLAMMGLILLLTSSVAHNKPWHTLSFAVYGFGAVSLFTSSALHHGVNGSEKTNHRLRQLDYFSIYLMIAGSLTPFCLVLLRNSMGWTILALVWFLAVIGIVLKALFPRTPKWATTLLYLLMGWLGVLIFYPVCRLINWEGLAFLGAGGILYTVGSLIYLFEKPNPIPGKFGFHEIWHLLVLTSATSHFCAIFFYILPY
- a CDS encoding peroxiredoxin; translation: MTLVQKEAPDFTAEAVVGGDFKIIKLSDYKGKWICLFFYPLDFTFVCPTEITAFSDRYEEFKKLGSEVLGCSVDSKFTHLAWTNTPRNKGGLGTINFPLLSDVKKTISADYGVLLEAGIALRGLFLINPEGKVVYQVVHDLGVGRSIDEVLRVIQAFQHSAKTGEVCPMDWKPGKPTMKPDPKGSQEYFATRK
- a CDS encoding aldo/keto reductase, translated to MKYRKLGKTGLDVSVIGVGTWQFGGEWGKNFTQLEVDQILDRAWDLGINLIDTAECYGDHLSEILIGNAIKKNRKDWIIATKFGHSFGGYLQRESHWTPKEVLKQLEDSLKALQTNTIDLYQFHSGDDEAFHQQELFEMLQKQMKAGKIRHLGNSLSNDFLSQVKDSTKSGIEVVQVVYNRLDRQPESEVFPFVKEQNLGVLARVPMASGFLSGKYKPNSKFKDNDVRARYNKNYLKNRLKEVEEIKKNEVPAGIDMSQWALAWCLKNPAVSAVIPGCKNITQIESNAKAAGL
- a CDS encoding divalent-cation tolerance protein CutA, whose product is MTDAIVALSTIDSEKEAKKIAKALVETHIAACVNIIPKITSIYEWKEEICEEEELLLVIKTQQNRLEELKVTLEELHPYEVPELIVLPITDGFPDYLSWLLANTK
- a CDS encoding cob(I)yrinic acid a,c-diamide adenosyltransferase translates to MSVVTKTGDKGTTGLLSGERVSKTDPRVKVYGALDELVSFVGWVRSLKPMAQLASPLKQIQTDLFRLGAELASTKLDSRWKMTPINTKDVEQLEVWIKEFEPQLDLPHSFVLPGGTPCSASLDIARTITRRVERKIVGLMEAKIYTNTEALRYVNRLSDLLFVFARYEQKKNNVPYELV
- a CDS encoding tetratricopeptide repeat protein — protein: MSVLIFSGCAKEPAKKLPPSKPKTVEKIPESPSPEAEKTLSPRREASQRLVQIGQSYLEKGEFDKAVQTFQEAINVDYENGIAYFYLSQSLYQRGNYDDALSILDRAENFLAEQENWKTKIEELRVTIKDAKEGKTAEPTPPKQPEGVYY
- a CDS encoding PBP1A family penicillin-binding protein yields the protein MPRRLQKEDLRKRFHPVKKQKKKKRRFVRYFFWMLIVLALISLAAFIRIQQLEKIVETKFNVAQKWNIPSRVYADSEYLYPGVDITKRNLNGKLERLGYREVSQTLKGPGDFVTAKDHIDIYLHDFAYPLEKFAGYPVRLELLQGAIQRMVDLESNEDLPLVRLEPEEIATLFDEKMEDRTLITLKECPQYLLEAIITIEDERFFKHHGIDPVGIIRAAAADLLSFKLAQGGSTLTQQLVKNFFLTAKKSIRRKIDEALMALILEKKHTKAEILEAYLNEIYLGQRGPSSVTGVAEAAKHYFAKDIHQLTLSESAMLAGMIRNPSEYSPLRNKERAQDRRNLILKKMREADIITEEAYKKAIVEEIVTPKPKVRPIVAPYFIDFLKNQIADLYPQDILQKEGLKIFTTLDMTMQLAGDEALTQGLSDLEKKNAALLPKDHEGGLQGCVVVVSPQNGYVRAMVGGKNYNTSQFNRCTQAMRQPGSTFKPFVYLTALDPDRSLKKFTNITLIPDRNFTIDTVQGPWSPENYDHQQHGDVTLRTALENSYNIATAKLALDVGLDKVVQTARDAGITSPLDPVPSLALGSFEVSPLEMAMAYTIFPNLGVKPDPSAVINIMTTQGDVLEKKTLKMKRVFNEAPVALVDSLMKGVFERGTAASARNLGFTGIAAGKTGTTSNYRDAWFVGFTPQVLGLVWIGFDDNTPIQMSGAKAGLPIWVAFMKKVVGNSLQDFTFPKEIVQVKTGPQCPKPFTEYFIKGTEETVPCVH